From a single Pseudomonas serboccidentalis genomic region:
- a CDS encoding rhomboid family intramembrane serine protease yields MSAVAVLRLPLAVDLSGFVKLLQRMQVPHRVSEEAGEQVLWAPSEISEDVRSLYERFPAGDPDQQLDIPVAPTFKRPSFAEQLKHAKATGFILLLSLLVGGLTYLGDNLETVRWLTFLDFRVAGDYIHFTPLADSLAAGQWWRLFTPMLLHFGILHLAMNGMWYWELGRRIESRQGSINLLGLTLLFSLVSNYAQFAWSGPSLFGGLSGVLYGLLGHCWIFQLLAPNPAYRLPRGVLVMMLVWLVICMSGLVSMIGFGQIANAAHVSGLLIGCFTGLLGGLYNRRKLAA; encoded by the coding sequence ATGAGTGCGGTAGCGGTATTGCGTCTGCCGTTGGCGGTGGACCTGAGCGGTTTCGTCAAACTGCTGCAACGGATGCAGGTGCCGCATCGGGTCAGCGAAGAGGCGGGCGAGCAGGTGCTGTGGGCACCGTCGGAAATCAGCGAGGACGTGCGTTCGCTGTACGAGCGTTTCCCGGCCGGTGATCCTGATCAACAGCTGGACATCCCGGTGGCTCCGACGTTCAAGCGTCCGAGCTTCGCCGAACAACTCAAGCACGCCAAGGCTACCGGGTTCATCCTGCTGCTGAGCCTGCTGGTTGGCGGCCTGACGTATCTGGGCGACAACCTTGAGACCGTGCGCTGGCTGACCTTCCTCGACTTCCGCGTGGCGGGTGATTACATCCACTTCACACCACTGGCCGACAGCCTCGCGGCGGGGCAGTGGTGGCGGTTGTTCACGCCGATGCTGCTGCACTTCGGCATCCTGCACCTGGCCATGAACGGCATGTGGTACTGGGAGCTGGGGCGGCGCATCGAGTCGCGTCAGGGCAGCATCAATCTGCTCGGTCTGACGCTGCTGTTCAGCCTGGTGTCGAACTACGCGCAGTTCGCCTGGAGCGGCCCGAGCCTGTTCGGCGGCCTTTCGGGCGTGCTGTACGGGCTGCTCGGCCATTGCTGGATCTTCCAGTTGCTGGCGCCGAACCCGGCTTATCGCCTGCCGCGTGGCGTGCTGGTGATGATGCTGGTGTGGCTGGTGATCTGCATGTCCGGGCTGGTCTCGATGATCGGTTTCGGCCAGATCGCCAACGCCGCCCATGTCAGCGGGTTACTCATCGGATGCTTCACCGGTTTGTTGGGTGGTTTGTATAACCGCCGTAAACTGGCCGCCTAA
- a CDS encoding YeaC family protein — MSSFNDMINNITPDIYESLKLAVEIGKWSDGGKLTAEQRELSLQAMIAWEIQNLPEDQRTGYMGPQECASKSIEVPNILFKSDAIH; from the coding sequence ATGTCCTCTTTTAACGACATGATCAACAACATTACCCCGGACATCTACGAGAGCCTGAAACTGGCGGTGGAGATCGGCAAGTGGTCCGACGGTGGCAAACTCACTGCCGAACAGCGTGAGCTGTCGCTGCAGGCGATGATCGCCTGGGAAATCCAGAACCTGCCTGAAGATCAGCGCACCGGTTACATGGGCCCGCAAGAATGTGCGTCGAAATCGATCGAAGTGCCGAACATCCTGTTCAAATCGGACGCTATCCATTGA
- a CDS encoding DUF2797 domain-containing protein — translation MIEIGRGAISKMSARLDGPNVQYAFRLDDVEVPVNPMIGSTLRLEYLGAIHCTHCGRKTKTSFSQGYCYPCMTKLAQCDICIMSPERCHFEAGTCREPEWGEKFCMTDHVVYLANSSGIKVGITRATQLPTRWLDQGASQALPIMRVATRQQSGFVEDLFRSQVADKTNWRALLKGDAAPVDLAQVRDQLFESCAEGLQGLQQRFGLQAIQTIADVEPLEIRYPVEQYPAKIVSFNLDKNPIAEGTLLGIKGQYLIFDTGVINIRKYTAYQLAVHQ, via the coding sequence TTGATCGAGATTGGCCGCGGTGCAATCAGCAAAATGTCGGCACGCCTGGACGGGCCGAACGTGCAATACGCGTTTCGTCTGGATGACGTCGAGGTGCCGGTCAATCCCATGATCGGCAGCACGCTGCGTCTGGAATACCTGGGGGCGATTCATTGCACCCATTGCGGGCGCAAGACCAAAACCAGTTTCAGCCAGGGTTATTGCTACCCGTGCATGACCAAACTGGCGCAGTGCGACATCTGCATCATGAGCCCGGAGCGCTGCCACTTCGAGGCCGGCACCTGCCGCGAGCCTGAGTGGGGCGAGAAGTTCTGCATGACCGATCATGTGGTGTATCTGGCCAACTCGTCGGGCATCAAGGTCGGTATCACCCGCGCCACGCAGCTGCCGACCCGCTGGCTGGATCAGGGCGCGAGTCAGGCGCTGCCGATCATGCGCGTCGCCACGCGCCAGCAGTCCGGCTTCGTCGAAGACCTGTTCCGCAGCCAGGTGGCGGACAAGACCAACTGGCGCGCGTTGCTCAAGGGCGATGCGGCGCCGGTGGATCTGGCTCAGGTGCGCGATCAACTGTTTGAAAGCTGCGCCGAAGGCTTGCAAGGTCTGCAACAGCGATTCGGCCTACAAGCAATTCAGACGATTGCCGATGTAGAACCTCTCGAAATCCGCTATCCGGTCGAGCAATACCCGGCCAAAATCGTCAGCTTCAACCTGGACAAGAACCCGATTGCCGAAGGCACGCTGCTGGGGATCAAGGGCCAATACCTGATCTTCGACACCGGCGTGATCAACATTCGTAAGTACACGGCCTATCAGCTCGCCGTGCATCAATAA
- the pepN gene encoding aminopeptidase N, translated as MRTEQPKMIYLKDYQAPEYLIDETHLTFELFEDHSLVHAQLVMRRNPERGPGLPPLVLDGQQLELLSVTMADRELGADDYQLTENTLTLQPASTSFTVDTSVRIHPETNTALEGLYKSGTMFCTQCEAEGFRKITYYLDRPDVMSKFTTTVVAEQHSYPVLLSNGNPIASGPGEDGRHWATWEDPFMKPAYLFALVAGDLWCVEDTFTTMTHRNVALRIYVEPENIDKCQHAMNSLKKSMRWDEEVYGREYDLDIFMIVAVNDFNMGAMENKGLNIFNSSAVLARAETATDAAHQRVEAIVAHEYFHNWSGNRVTCRDWFQLSLKEGFTVFRDSGFSADMNSATVKRIQDVAYLRTHQFAEDAGPMAHAVRPDSFIEISNFYTLTVYEKGSEVVGMIHTLLGADGFRKGSDLYFERHDGQAVTCDDFIKAMEDANGVDLTQFKRWYSQAGTPRLAVSESYDAAAKTYSLTFRQSCPETPDKVEKLPFVIPVELGLLDRQGNEIALRLAGEAAAQGTSRVISVTEAEQTFTFVDIAEHPLPSLLRGFSAPVKLSFPYNRDQLMFLMQHDSDGFNRWDAGQQLSVQVLQELIAQQQKGESLALDPRLISALKTVLSDESLDQAMVAEMLSLPSEAYLTEISDVADVEAIHNAREFARKQLADNLFEALWLRYQANRDLSRQTPYVAEAEHFARRALQNIALSYLMLSGKPEVLAAALEQFETSDNMTERLTALAVLVNSPFEEQKALALASFAEHFKDNPLVMDQWFSVQAGSTLPGGLERVKALMQHQAFNIKNPNKVRALVGAFAGQNLINFHAADGSGYRFLADLVIELNGFNPQIASRQLAPLTRWRKYDTARQALMKAELERILASGQLSSDVYEVVSKSLA; from the coding sequence ATGCGCACCGAACAACCGAAGATGATTTACCTGAAGGACTATCAGGCGCCCGAGTACCTGATCGACGAGACGCACCTGACCTTCGAATTGTTCGAGGACCACAGCCTGGTCCACGCGCAACTGGTGATGCGCCGCAACCCTGAGCGCGGCCCGGGCTTGCCGCCGCTGGTGCTCGACGGCCAGCAACTGGAGCTGCTGTCGGTGACCATGGCCGACCGGGAACTGGGCGCCGACGACTATCAGCTGACGGAAAACACCCTGACCCTTCAGCCGGCCAGCACCAGCTTCACGGTAGACACCAGCGTCCGGATCCACCCGGAAACCAACACCGCGCTGGAAGGCCTGTACAAGTCCGGCACGATGTTCTGCACCCAGTGCGAGGCCGAAGGCTTCCGCAAAATCACCTATTACCTCGACCGCCCGGACGTGATGAGCAAGTTCACCACCACGGTGGTCGCCGAGCAGCACAGCTATCCGGTGCTGCTGTCCAATGGCAACCCGATCGCCTCGGGTCCGGGCGAAGACGGCCGGCACTGGGCGACCTGGGAAGACCCGTTCATGAAGCCGGCGTACCTGTTCGCGCTGGTGGCCGGTGACCTGTGGTGCGTCGAAGACACGTTCACCACCATGACCCACCGCAACGTTGCGCTGCGCATCTATGTCGAGCCGGAAAACATCGACAAGTGCCAGCACGCGATGAACAGCCTGAAGAAGTCGATGCGCTGGGACGAGGAGGTCTACGGTCGCGAGTACGATCTGGACATCTTCATGATCGTCGCCGTGAACGACTTCAACATGGGCGCGATGGAGAACAAGGGCCTCAACATCTTCAACTCCAGCGCCGTGCTGGCCCGCGCCGAAACCGCTACCGACGCCGCGCACCAGCGGGTCGAGGCAATCGTCGCCCACGAATACTTCCACAACTGGTCGGGCAATCGCGTGACCTGCCGCGACTGGTTCCAGCTGTCGCTGAAAGAAGGCTTCACCGTGTTCCGTGATTCCGGCTTCTCTGCCGACATGAACTCGGCCACGGTCAAGCGCATTCAGGACGTCGCCTATCTGCGTACGCACCAGTTCGCCGAAGACGCCGGCCCGATGGCCCACGCGGTGCGTCCGGACAGCTTCATCGAGATCTCCAACTTCTACACCCTGACCGTGTACGAAAAGGGCTCGGAAGTGGTCGGCATGATCCACACCCTGCTGGGCGCCGACGGCTTCCGCAAGGGCAGTGACCTGTACTTCGAACGCCACGACGGCCAGGCCGTGACCTGCGACGACTTCATCAAGGCCATGGAAGATGCCAACGGTGTCGACCTGACCCAGTTCAAGCGCTGGTACAGCCAGGCCGGCACACCGCGTCTGGCGGTGAGCGAGTCCTACGACGCGGCCGCGAAAACCTACAGCCTGACCTTCCGCCAGAGCTGCCCGGAAACCCCGGACAAGGTGGAAAAACTGCCGTTCGTGATCCCGGTCGAACTGGGCCTGCTCGACCGCCAGGGTAACGAGATTGCCCTGCGTCTGGCCGGAGAAGCGGCGGCGCAAGGCACCAGCCGCGTGATCTCGGTGACCGAAGCCGAGCAGACCTTCACCTTCGTCGACATCGCCGAACACCCGCTGCCATCGCTGCTGCGGGGCTTCTCGGCACCGGTGAAGCTGAGCTTCCCGTACAACCGCGACCAGTTGATGTTCCTGATGCAGCACGACAGCGACGGCTTCAACCGCTGGGATGCCGGTCAGCAATTGTCGGTGCAGGTCCTGCAGGAGCTGATCGCCCAGCAGCAGAAGGGCGAGAGCCTGGCGCTCGATCCGCGGTTGATCTCGGCACTGAAAACCGTGCTGTCCGACGAGTCGCTGGATCAGGCCATGGTCGCCGAAATGCTCTCGCTGCCAAGCGAAGCCTACCTGACCGAAATCAGCGACGTGGCTGACGTCGAGGCGATTCATAACGCTCGCGAATTTGCCCGCAAGCAACTGGCGGACAACCTGTTCGAAGCGCTGTGGCTGCGTTACCAGGCCAACCGCGACCTGTCCAGGCAAACGCCGTACGTGGCCGAGGCCGAGCATTTCGCCCGTCGTGCGTTGCAGAACATTGCGCTGTCGTACCTGATGCTCAGCGGCAAACCAGAAGTGCTGGCCGCCGCCCTTGAGCAATTCGAAACCAGCGACAACATGACCGAGCGCCTGACCGCGCTGGCCGTGCTGGTCAACTCACCGTTCGAAGAGCAGAAAGCCCTGGCGCTGGCGAGCTTCGCCGAGCACTTCAAGGACAACCCGCTGGTCATGGATCAGTGGTTCAGCGTGCAGGCCGGCAGCACCTTGCCGGGCGGTCTGGAGCGCGTGAAAGCCTTGATGCAGCACCAGGCGTTCAACATCAAGAACCCGAACAAGGTGCGCGCACTGGTTGGCGCGTTCGCCGGGCAGAACCTGATCAACTTCCACGCCGCCGACGGTTCGGGCTACCGCTTCCTCGCGGACCTGGTGATCGAACTGAACGGCTTCAACCCGCAGATCGCTTCGCGCCAACTGGCGCCGCTGACCCGCTGGCGCAAATACGACACTGCGCGGCAGGCGTTGATGAAGGCCGAGCTGGAGCGGATTCTGGCTTCGGGGCAGCTGTCGAGTGACGTGTACGAAGTGGTGAGCAAAAGCCTGGCTTAA
- a CDS encoding metallophosphoesterase translates to MMLDPARSYDLIGDVHGCALTLEHLLDRLGYHKQGGVWRHPSRMAVFVGDIIDRGPRIREALHIVHDMVEAGQALCIMGNHEFNALGWSTPALPGSGKQFVREHTPRHARLLHETLTQFEDHPGDWHDFLNWFYELPLVVDAGRFRVVHACWDASLIEPLRGLFPDARIDEHFLQASAVPGSFACTVFDRLLRGTDMRLPDGLTMTSGDGLVRSFFRTKFWEDDPKTYGDIVFQPDALPEPVARKPLTSSEKNNLLRYGVDEPLLFVGHYWRSGKPAPIRPNLACLDYSAVLYGKLVAYRLDQETRLDPHKFVWVDVERPEVLQ, encoded by the coding sequence CTGATGCTCGATCCCGCGCGCAGTTATGACTTGATTGGTGACGTGCACGGATGCGCCCTGACCCTGGAACACTTGCTTGACCGACTCGGTTATCACAAGCAGGGCGGGGTCTGGCGGCATCCATCGCGCATGGCCGTGTTCGTCGGCGACATCATTGACCGTGGCCCGCGGATCCGCGAGGCGCTGCACATCGTCCACGACATGGTCGAGGCCGGGCAGGCGCTGTGCATCATGGGCAACCACGAATTCAACGCACTGGGCTGGAGCACGCCAGCGCTTCCGGGCAGCGGCAAGCAGTTCGTGCGCGAGCACACGCCGCGCCATGCGCGTCTGCTGCACGAAACCCTGACCCAGTTCGAAGATCACCCCGGCGACTGGCATGACTTCCTCAACTGGTTCTACGAGCTGCCGCTGGTGGTCGATGCCGGACGGTTCCGCGTGGTGCATGCCTGTTGGGATGCCAGCCTGATCGAACCGTTGCGCGGGCTGTTTCCCGATGCGCGTATCGATGAACACTTTCTCCAGGCCTCGGCCGTGCCCGGCAGCTTTGCCTGCACAGTGTTCGATCGCCTGTTGCGCGGCACCGACATGCGCCTGCCGGATGGCCTGACCATGACCAGCGGCGACGGTCTGGTGCGTTCGTTCTTCCGCACCAAATTCTGGGAAGACGACCCGAAAACCTACGGCGACATCGTCTTCCAGCCGGATGCGCTGCCGGAACCGGTGGCTCGGAAACCGCTGACCTCCAGCGAAAAAAACAACCTGTTGCGCTACGGCGTCGACGAGCCATTGCTGTTCGTCGGCCACTACTGGCGCAGCGGCAAACCGGCGCCGATCCGCCCGAACCTGGCGTGTCTCGATTACAGCGCGGTGCTCTACGGCAAACTGGTGGCCTATCGTCTGGATCAGGAAACACGCCTGGATCCGCATAAATTTGTCTGGGTCGATGTCGAGCGGCCGGAGGTGCTGCAATGA
- a CDS encoding NAD(+) kinase produces MEQFRNIGIIGRLGSSQVLDTVRRLKRFLLDRHLHVILEDTIAEVLPGHGLQTSSRKMLGEVCDMVIVVGGDGSLLGAARALAKHNIPVLGINRGSLGFLTDIRPDELEVEVAKVLDGHYLVENRFLLQAEVRRHAEAIGQGDALNDVVLHPGKSTRMIEFELYIDGQFVCSQKADGLIVATPTGSTAYALSAGGPIMHPKLDAIVIVPMYPHMLSSRPIVVDGNSELKIVVSKNMQIYPQVSCDGQNHFTCAPGDTITVSKKAQKLRLIHPLDHNYYEVCRTKLGWGSKLGGGGD; encoded by the coding sequence ATGGAGCAATTTCGTAATATCGGCATCATCGGTCGCCTGGGCAGTTCCCAGGTGCTGGATACCGTCCGCCGACTGAAACGCTTTCTGCTCGATCGTCACCTGCACGTGATTCTCGAAGACACCATCGCCGAAGTCCTGCCGGGCCACGGCCTGCAGACCTCGTCGCGCAAGATGCTCGGCGAAGTCTGCGACATGGTCATCGTCGTCGGCGGTGACGGCAGCCTGCTCGGCGCCGCTCGCGCCTTGGCCAAACACAATATTCCGGTACTCGGGATCAACCGTGGCAGCCTCGGCTTTCTGACCGACATTCGTCCCGATGAGCTGGAAGTCGAAGTGGCCAAAGTGCTCGACGGCCATTATCTGGTGGAAAACCGCTTCCTGCTGCAAGCCGAAGTTCGTCGCCATGCCGAGGCCATCGGCCAGGGCGACGCGCTGAACGACGTGGTGCTGCACCCGGGTAAATCGACGCGGATGATCGAGTTCGAGCTGTACATCGACGGCCAGTTCGTCTGCAGCCAGAAGGCCGACGGCCTGATCGTCGCCACCCCGACCGGCTCCACGGCTTACGCGCTGTCCGCCGGCGGGCCGATCATGCATCCCAAGCTCGACGCCATTGTGATTGTGCCGATGTACCCCCATATGTTGTCGAGCCGGCCAATTGTGGTCGATGGCAACAGTGAGCTGAAAATCGTCGTGTCGAAAAACATGCAGATCTACCCGCAGGTCTCCTGCGACGGGCAGAACCACTTCACCTGCGCGCCGGGCGACACCATCACCGTCAGCAAAAAAGCACAGAAGCTGCGGCTGATTCACCCGCTCGACCACAACTACTACGAAGTCTGCCGGACCAAGCTCGGCTGGGGCAGCAAGTTGGGTGGTGGAGGCGACTGA
- a CDS encoding TonB-dependent receptor, producing the protein MPARSQPLQRRLTPLAAALLIASPVFAAEPLELQPQVITGNPLGSQTLASPSTVLSGDDLTFQQKGSLGETLNKQPGVSSSYFGPGASRPIIRGQDGDRIRILRNGVGALDASSLSYDHAVPLDPVNVERIEIVRGPAALLYGGSAIGGVVNTFDNRIPTEAIDGIHGAGELRYGGADTTRSSAGKLEAGNGQFALHLDASAREFNDLKIPGYAKTGAARANDDGDSRKHRLANSDGRQDGGAVGGSYTWDDGYAGLSYSNYDSNYGSPAEDDVRIRMQQEHYAFASEIRNLDGPFSSIKLDAGYTDYQHREIEGGEVGTTFKNKGYEARVEARHQPLGPFNGVIGAQVSRNEFSALGEEAFVPHTDTDAGALFILEELQATERLLFTLGGRLEHTTVDPDAKGNERFANADRSSSFTAGSLSSGAVYTLTPIWSVAATLGYTERAPTFYELYANGAHVATGTYEVGDAGLSKEKAVSSDLALRFDNGTHKGSVGVFYSHFSNYIGLLGTGRTLNDEGEEDAGGIPEYTYSGVRARFSGIEAQDRWTLGENAYGKFALELSGDYTRAKNLDTGEDLPRIAPLRLNSGLLWELDRWQARIDIEHASSQHRVPANESSTDGYTTLGANVGYHFDVGQSKWLAFVNAENLTNQTVRYASSILRDIAPAEGRSIQVGLRTTF; encoded by the coding sequence ATGCCTGCCCGTTCCCAGCCCCTTCAACGACGCCTGACACCTCTGGCCGCCGCGCTGCTGATTGCCTCGCCGGTGTTCGCTGCCGAGCCGCTCGAGCTACAACCGCAAGTCATCACCGGCAATCCCCTGGGCAGCCAGACCCTGGCATCGCCCTCGACCGTGCTCAGCGGCGACGACCTCACGTTTCAGCAGAAGGGCAGCCTCGGTGAGACCCTGAACAAACAGCCCGGGGTGTCCTCGTCGTACTTCGGCCCGGGCGCGAGTCGGCCGATCATTCGCGGTCAGGACGGTGACCGCATTCGCATCCTGCGCAATGGCGTCGGCGCGTTGGACGCCTCGTCGCTGTCGTACGATCACGCGGTGCCGCTGGACCCGGTCAACGTCGAGCGCATTGAGATCGTCCGTGGCCCGGCGGCTCTGCTGTACGGCGGCAGCGCGATCGGCGGGGTGGTCAACACCTTCGATAACCGCATCCCCACCGAAGCCATCGACGGCATACACGGCGCCGGCGAGTTGCGCTACGGCGGTGCCGACACCACCCGCAGCAGCGCGGGGAAACTGGAGGCCGGCAACGGTCAGTTCGCTTTGCACCTGGATGCCAGCGCTCGTGAGTTCAATGACCTGAAGATTCCCGGTTACGCCAAGACCGGCGCTGCACGCGCCAACGACGACGGCGATTCGCGCAAGCATCGTCTGGCCAACAGCGACGGTCGCCAGGACGGTGGTGCCGTCGGCGGTTCCTACACCTGGGATGACGGTTACGCCGGTTTGTCCTACAGCAATTACGATTCGAACTACGGCTCTCCCGCCGAAGACGACGTGCGCATTCGCATGCAGCAGGAGCACTACGCGTTCGCCTCGGAAATCCGCAACCTCGACGGCCCGTTCAGCTCGATCAAACTCGACGCCGGCTACACCGATTACCAGCACCGGGAAATCGAGGGCGGCGAGGTCGGTACCACGTTCAAGAACAAGGGCTACGAAGCTCGGGTCGAGGCCCGGCATCAGCCACTGGGGCCGTTCAACGGGGTGATCGGCGCCCAGGTCAGCCGCAACGAATTCTCGGCGCTGGGCGAAGAAGCGTTTGTGCCGCACACCGATACCGATGCCGGCGCACTGTTCATTCTGGAAGAGTTACAGGCCACCGAGCGCCTGCTGTTCACCCTCGGCGGGCGACTGGAGCACACCACCGTCGATCCGGATGCCAAAGGCAACGAGCGTTTTGCCAACGCCGACCGCTCCAGCAGTTTCACCGCCGGCAGCCTGTCGTCCGGCGCGGTGTATACGCTGACGCCGATCTGGTCGGTCGCCGCGACATTGGGCTACACCGAGCGCGCGCCGACGTTCTATGAGTTGTACGCCAATGGTGCCCACGTCGCGACTGGCACCTATGAAGTCGGCGACGCCGGGCTGTCGAAAGAAAAAGCCGTGTCCAGCGACCTGGCGTTGCGCTTCGACAACGGCACGCACAAAGGCAGCGTCGGTGTGTTCTATAGCCATTTTTCGAACTACATCGGTCTGCTCGGCACCGGCCGTACACTCAATGATGAAGGGGAGGAGGACGCAGGGGGTATTCCCGAATACACCTACTCGGGCGTGCGCGCACGCTTCAGTGGTATCGAGGCGCAGGATCGCTGGACGCTTGGCGAAAATGCCTACGGCAAGTTTGCTCTGGAGCTGTCAGGCGATTACACCCGCGCCAAGAACCTCGACACCGGCGAAGACCTGCCGCGCATCGCGCCACTGCGCTTGAACAGCGGTTTGCTGTGGGAACTGGATCGCTGGCAGGCGCGGATCGATATCGAACACGCCAGCTCGCAGCATCGTGTGCCGGCCAACGAAAGCAGCACCGATGGCTACACCACGCTGGGCGCCAATGTGGGTTATCACTTTGATGTCGGCCAGAGCAAATGGCTGGCCTTCGTCAACGCCGAGAACCTGACCAACCAGACCGTGCGCTACGCCAGTTCGATCCTGCGCGACATCGCGCCGGCAGAAGGGCGCAGCATTCAGGTGGGCTTGCGCACCACGTTCTGA
- the katG gene encoding catalase/peroxidase HPI, producing MANESKCPFNHAAGGGTTNRDWWPNQLNLKILSQHSPKSDPLGKDFDYAKAFKSLDFQALKQDLRALMTDSQDWWPADFGHYGPLFIRMAWHSAGTYRTADGRGGAGSGQQRFAPLNSWPDNVSLDKARRLLWPIKQKYGRNISWADLIVLTGNVALESMGFKTFGFSGGRPDVWEPDEDVYWGSEREWLGGDSRYGKDKAAMQEPGDGTLVAEPDLHGKEESRTDQGERNLENPLAAVQMGLIYVNPEGPEGNPDPVASGRDIRETFARMAMNDEETVALIAGGHAFGKTHGAGPADNVGPEPEAAGLEEQGLGWRNAFGTGKGADTITSGLEVTWTTTPTQWSNNYLENLFGFEWELFKSPAGAHQWKPKNGAGAGTVPHAHDPSKKLSPTMLTSDLALRFDPIYEPIARRFLANPEQLADAFARAWYKLIHRDMGPLSRYLGPELPNEELLWQDPIPDATHPLIDSNDAAALKSKVLASGLTVSQLVSTAWAAASTFRGSDKRGGANGGRLRLAPQKFWQANQPEQLDKVLKTLEGIQNEFNAGSSGKKVSLADLIVLAGNAGVEQAAKNAGHSVSVPFNPGRTDATQEQTDVESFGFLEPIADGFRNYSKGKYTVSAEALLIDKAQLLTLSAPEMTVLLGGLRVLGANVGQSRHGVFTSRTEALTNDFFTNLLDMGVEWKPTSPAADEFEGRDRKTGSVKWTATRVDLVFGSNAILRALAEVYASADAKDQFVKDFVAAWAKVMELDRFDLK from the coding sequence ATGGCAAACGAATCGAAATGCCCGTTCAACCACGCCGCCGGTGGTGGTACGACGAACCGTGACTGGTGGCCGAATCAACTGAACCTGAAGATCCTCAGCCAGCACTCGCCCAAGTCCGACCCACTGGGCAAGGACTTCGACTACGCCAAAGCCTTCAAAAGCCTGGACTTCCAGGCGCTGAAACAGGACCTGCGCGCGCTGATGACCGACTCCCAGGACTGGTGGCCCGCCGACTTCGGCCACTACGGCCCGCTGTTCATCCGCATGGCCTGGCACAGCGCCGGCACCTACCGCACCGCCGATGGCCGCGGTGGCGCCGGTTCCGGGCAGCAGCGTTTCGCCCCGCTCAACAGCTGGCCGGACAACGTCAGCCTCGATAAGGCGCGGCGCCTGCTGTGGCCGATCAAACAGAAATATGGGCGAAACATTTCCTGGGCCGACCTGATCGTGCTCACCGGCAACGTCGCGCTGGAATCGATGGGCTTCAAGACCTTCGGTTTCTCCGGTGGTCGTCCCGATGTCTGGGAACCGGATGAAGACGTGTACTGGGGCTCAGAACGCGAATGGCTGGGCGGCGACAGCCGTTACGGCAAAGACAAGGCCGCCATGCAGGAACCCGGTGACGGTACGCTGGTGGCCGAACCGGATTTGCATGGCAAAGAGGAAAGCCGCACCGATCAGGGCGAACGCAATCTGGAAAACCCGCTGGCCGCGGTGCAGATGGGCCTGATTTACGTCAACCCGGAAGGTCCTGAAGGCAATCCTGATCCGGTCGCTTCGGGTCGCGACATCCGCGAAACCTTCGCCCGCATGGCCATGAACGACGAAGAAACCGTGGCGCTGATCGCTGGCGGTCACGCCTTTGGCAAGACCCACGGTGCCGGCCCTGCCGACAATGTCGGGCCGGAGCCGGAAGCCGCCGGGCTGGAAGAACAAGGCCTCGGCTGGCGCAACGCATTCGGCACCGGCAAGGGTGCCGACACCATTACCAGCGGCCTGGAAGTGACCTGGACCACCACCCCGACCCAATGGAGCAACAACTACCTGGAAAACCTCTTCGGCTTCGAGTGGGAACTGTTCAAGAGCCCGGCCGGTGCGCACCAGTGGAAACCGAAAAACGGTGCCGGCGCCGGTACCGTTCCGCATGCGCACGACCCGAGCAAGAAACTCTCGCCCACCATGCTCACCTCCGACCTGGCCCTGCGTTTCGACCCGATCTACGAGCCGATCGCCCGGCGTTTCCTGGCCAACCCGGAGCAACTGGCCGACGCCTTCGCCCGCGCCTGGTACAAACTGATCCACCGTGACATGGGCCCGCTCTCGCGCTACCTCGGCCCGGAATTGCCCAACGAGGAACTGCTGTGGCAGGACCCGATTCCCGATGCCACTCACCCGCTTATCGACAGCAACGACGCGGCGGCGCTGAAAAGCAAAGTGCTGGCGTCCGGCCTGACGGTGTCGCAACTGGTCTCCACCGCGTGGGCCGCAGCATCCACCTTCCGTGGTTCGGACAAGCGTGGCGGTGCCAACGGCGGTCGTCTGCGTCTGGCTCCGCAGAAGTTCTGGCAGGCCAACCAGCCGGAGCAACTGGACAAGGTGCTGAAAACCCTCGAGGGCATTCAGAACGAGTTCAATGCCGGCTCATCCGGGAAGAAAGTCTCACTGGCGGACCTGATCGTGCTGGCGGGTAACGCCGGGGTCGAGCAAGCGGCGAAAAACGCCGGGCACTCGGTATCGGTGCCGTTCAATCCGGGGCGTACCGATGCGACTCAGGAACAAACCGATGTCGAGTCGTTTGGTTTCCTCGAACCGATTGCCGATGGCTTCCGCAACTACAGCAAGGGCAAGTACACGGTGTCGGCCGAAGCGCTGCTGATCGACAAAGCCCAACTGCTGACCCTCTCCGCGCCGGAAATGACCGTGCTGCTCGGTGGTCTGCGGGTATTGGGGGCCAACGTCGGGCAAAGTCGTCATGGTGTGTTCACCTCTCGCACGGAAGCGCTGACCAACGACTTCTTCACCAACCTGCTGGACATGGGCGTGGAGTGGAAGCCGACATCACCGGCGGCGGACGAGTTCGAAGGACGCGACCGCAAAACCGGCAGCGTGAAATGGACGGCGACGCGGGTCGATCTGGTGTTTGGTTCCAACGCGATCCTGCGGGCGCTGGCCGAGGTGTATGCGAGTGCTGATGCGAAAGATCAGTTCGTGAAGGACTTCGTGGCGGCGTGGGCCAAAGTGATGGAGCTGGATCGGTTTGATCTGAAATAA